A DNA window from Syntrophaceae bacterium contains the following coding sequences:
- a CDS encoding glycerophosphodiester phosphodiesterase: MPREDAVTSLAELPRGRLFRFAHRGASARAPENTLAAVEQALALGADGVEIDVYAVESELVVIHDPRLERTTNGQGRVMASPLAYLRSLDAGQGQRIPFLHEVLDLVDRRAVVNVELKGPGTAGPAAAVVRRYVRERGWRYGDVLLSSFHRRELAVAGEEAPRIPRGLLTRSPILPTKRFQVERNLFSIHIRLDRVSRRLTDAAHRRGLKVFVYTVNREEDFRAMEAMGVDGVFTDFPVSVKG, from the coding sequence ATGCCGCGGGAGGATGCCGTGACGTCCCTGGCCGAACTTCCCCGTGGCCGGCTTTTCCGCTTCGCCCACCGGGGTGCCTCGGCCCGGGCGCCGGAGAACACCCTGGCGGCCGTTGAGCAGGCCCTTGCCCTCGGGGCCGACGGCGTTGAGATCGACGTGTACGCCGTCGAGAGCGAACTGGTCGTGATCCACGATCCCCGGCTGGAGCGGACGACGAACGGGCAGGGCCGGGTCATGGCCTCCCCCCTCGCCTATCTGCGCTCCCTCGATGCCGGACAGGGACAGAGGATTCCCTTTCTCCACGAGGTCCTGGACCTGGTGGACCGGCGGGCCGTGGTCAACGTGGAATTGAAAGGGCCCGGCACAGCCGGTCCGGCAGCGGCCGTTGTGCGGCGGTATGTGAGAGAACGCGGATGGCGTTACGGGGATGTTCTCCTGTCATCCTTTCACCGCCGGGAACTGGCCGTTGCCGGGGAGGAGGCGCCCCGAATTCCCCGGGGCCTTCTGACGCGCTCCCCCATCCTCCCCACGAAGCGCTTTCAGGTGGAAAGGAATCTTTTTTCCATCCATATCCGCCTGGACCGGGTCAGCCGCCGCCTTACGGACGCGGCGCACCGGAGGGGCCTGAAGGTATTTGTCTATACCGTCAACCGGGAGGAGGACTTCCGGGCCATGGAAGCCATGGGAGTCGACGGCGTCTTCACCGACTTTCCAGTGTCGGTGAAGGGATGA
- a CDS encoding FprA family A-type flavoprotein, producing MNNVDFYKAVKITDRVWWVGAIDWNIRDFHGYTTRRGSTYNAYLVMADKITLMDTVKAPFREEMLSRIASVVDPKEIRYIVSNHSEMDHTGCLPEIIDMIRPEKVFASPMGAKTLQELFHRPAEIVPLKDGSRLSLGNATLDFMETRMLHWPDSMFSYLQEDRLLFSQDGFGMHLATSERFDDEIDPAVLEFEAATYYANILLPYSPLVLKLLERVAASGLAIDVIAPDHGPVWRKDLQGILARYGRWAAQKPAAKAVVVYATMWKSTEKMARAMAEGLAEGGLRVKLMNMDEVHRSDVVYETLEAGALCAGSPTLNNNLLPQMADVLTYLKGLRPANLLGCAFGSYGWSGESAKQVQEYLEDTKVKIVGEAIRAKHVPDRDTLARCFEQGRQVAAAVKDVVSQG from the coding sequence ATGAACAACGTCGATTTCTACAAGGCTGTGAAGATCACCGACCGGGTCTGGTGGGTCGGTGCGATCGACTGGAATATCCGGGATTTCCATGGCTACACGACCCGCCGGGGAAGCACCTACAACGCCTACCTGGTGATGGCCGACAAGATCACCCTGATGGATACGGTGAAGGCCCCGTTCCGGGAGGAGATGCTCTCCCGGATCGCCTCCGTCGTGGACCCGAAGGAAATCCGCTACATCGTCTCCAACCACTCGGAGATGGACCACACGGGCTGCCTGCCGGAGATCATCGACATGATCCGGCCGGAGAAGGTCTTTGCATCCCCCATGGGTGCAAAGACCCTGCAGGAGCTTTTCCACCGTCCGGCGGAGATCGTTCCCCTGAAGGACGGCAGCCGCCTCAGCCTGGGCAACGCGACCCTGGACTTCATGGAGACGCGGATGCTCCACTGGCCCGACAGCATGTTCAGCTATCTCCAGGAGGACAGGCTGCTCTTTTCCCAGGACGGCTTCGGCATGCACCTGGCCACTTCGGAGCGGTTCGACGACGAGATCGACCCGGCTGTCCTCGAGTTCGAGGCAGCCACGTACTATGCCAACATCCTCCTGCCGTACTCTCCGCTCGTCCTGAAACTCCTGGAGCGGGTCGCCGCTTCGGGCCTGGCCATCGATGTCATCGCCCCGGACCACGGACCCGTCTGGCGGAAGGATTTGCAGGGGATCCTCGCCCGCTACGGCCGCTGGGCCGCCCAGAAGCCGGCGGCCAAGGCCGTCGTGGTCTACGCCACCATGTGGAAGAGCACCGAGAAGATGGCCAGGGCCATGGCAGAGGGGCTTGCCGAAGGAGGGCTCCGGGTGAAGCTCATGAACATGGACGAGGTTCACCGGAGCGACGTGGTTTACGAGACCCTGGAGGCGGGGGCTCTTTGCGCCGGCTCCCCCACCCTGAACAACAACCTGCTTCCCCAGATGGCCGACGTCCTGACGTACCTGAAGGGGCTCCGGCCGGCCAACCTGCTGGGGTGCGCCTTCGGCTCCTATGGCTGGAGCGGTGAGTCGGCGAAGCAGGTCCAGGAATACCTGGAAGACACGAAGGTGAAGATCGTCGGCGAGGCCATCCGGGCAAAGCACGTCCCCGACCGGGATACGCTGGCCCGCTGTTTCGAGCAGGGGCGTCAGGTGGCTGCGGCTGTCAAGGACGTCGTTTCCCAGGGATGA
- a CDS encoding rubredoxin, producing the protein MKKYVCDVCGYVYDPAKGDPDAGIPPGTAFEDLPEDWVCPICGSGKDVFAPEE; encoded by the coding sequence ATGAAGAAATATGTTTGTGACGTGTGCGGCTATGTGTACGACCCGGCCAAGGGAGATCCCGATGCCGGAATCCCCCCCGGGACGGCTTTTGAGGATCTGCCCGAAGACTGGGTCTGCCCGATCTGCGGTTCCGGCAAAGACGTCTTCGCCCCGGAGGAGTAG
- a CDS encoding rubrerythrin family protein yields the protein MSKIMEILHQAYTGEAKAVLRLKVYADKAEKEGYPQMARLFRAIALSEEVHGTRALRLLKEIRSTEDNLAASFESETKVAGVAYDAFIKIANEEGNRGAALHFSQSRDVEEVHAKLYKEAMGHFMEERETTYYVCTICGYVSDGVLPDKCPVCSAKPEYFTQV from the coding sequence ATGAGCAAGATCATGGAGATCCTCCACCAGGCCTACACCGGCGAGGCCAAGGCGGTCCTGCGGTTGAAGGTCTATGCCGACAAGGCGGAGAAGGAGGGCTATCCCCAGATGGCCAGACTGTTCCGGGCCATTGCCCTGTCGGAGGAAGTCCACGGAACCCGGGCCCTGCGGCTCCTCAAGGAGATCAGGAGCACTGAGGACAACCTGGCGGCCAGCTTCGAGTCGGAGACGAAGGTGGCCGGCGTGGCCTACGACGCCTTCATCAAAATCGCCAATGAAGAGGGGAACCGCGGCGCCGCCCTGCACTTCAGCCAGAGCCGGGACGTCGAGGAGGTCCATGCGAAGCTGTACAAGGAGGCCATGGGCCACTTCATGGAAGAGCGGGAGACGACATACTATGTGTGCACGATCTGCGGCTATGTCTCCGACGGCGTCCTCCCGGACAAATGTCCCGTCTGCTCCGCCAAGCCGGAGTACTTTACCCAGGTGTGA
- a CDS encoding phage holin family protein, producing the protein MTSIFIRWLILTVAVLAAAYFVEGIRVASFWSAFFAAAVLGILNTLLKPVLIIVTLPVNILTLGLFTLVINALLLKMASGVIPGFDVQGFWPAVLGALLISIVSWILHSFFSGPGPGIRSGPGPRRSRDETIDLSRRGDDRWE; encoded by the coding sequence ATGACAAGTATCTTCATTCGCTGGCTGATCCTGACCGTGGCCGTTCTCGCGGCGGCCTACTTCGTGGAAGGCATCCGCGTGGCCAGCTTCTGGTCCGCCTTCTTCGCCGCCGCCGTCCTGGGGATTCTCAATACGCTCCTCAAGCCCGTCCTGATCATCGTTACACTGCCCGTGAACATTCTGACCCTGGGGCTGTTCACCCTGGTCATCAACGCGCTGCTTCTGAAAATGGCCTCGGGGGTGATCCCCGGGTTCGACGTACAGGGATTCTGGCCCGCCGTCCTGGGCGCGCTCCTGATCAGCATCGTCAGCTGGATCCTCCATTCCTTCTTCTCCGGACCCGGTCCCGGCATCCGCTCCGGTCCGGGACCCCGCCGGTCCCGGGACGAGACCATCGACCTCTCGCGCCGTGGAGACGACCGATGGGAGTAG
- the mutS gene encoding DNA mismatch repair protein MutS, protein MGVGDLTPAMRQYVALKEKYPDCILFFRMGDFYEMFFDDAVTVAPVLDIALTSRNKGKEDAVPLCGVPWHSASGYIARLIENGFKVAVCEQMEDPRQAKGVVKRDVVRVVTPGLVLEPDNLRAKENNFLASVCVREGTYGMAFLDISTGDFRITRFVDREFFLAEAAGLGFREMIAEEEARSEPWLKSLRQRSNALLVNFLPPDYFDADAARDRLGAYFPPESIDRQGISGTPALAGAAGALLRYVEETQKERLGHLREIQFQEAGEYLVLDETARENLELFTTIREQKKAGSLFHALDETVTPMGGRRLRWWLSYPLVNPARIGERLDAVGAIRERNLMRERLRKALSCVQDLERLAARVSMGVANARDLAALRSSLDQVPAVLAAAEEWTAPLAVSRKADVDEMADLRELIGMAIVDDPPFSVREGGIIREGYDADLDGLIVLSRDGKRGIASLEETERRKTGISTLKVGYNSVFGYYIEVTKANADRVPPEYVRKQTLVNAERYINQELKEFEHAVLHAEERRREREYELFTAVRDEAARQVRRIQATASALADLDALASLAEVAQRDNFCRPDVDDGDAIDIRDGRHPVVEKAVFPEAFVPNDTLLDGRENRFLIITGPNMAGKSTYIRQVALIVILAQMGGFVPAASARIGVADRIFTRIGAADNLARGQSTFMVEMNEVAGILRHGTPRSLVILDEVGRGTSTFDGLSIAWAVAEHLHDAPSLRCRTLFATHYHQLTEMAAAKEGVKNYNIAVREWGDRIIFLRKIMEGGTNRSYGIQVARIAGVPEDVIQRAREILHNIENGEFDEGGMPRLARGKRASRKESSQLSLFAGVRDDLLEEIRVADPMNMTPLEALQRIQEWKERLEKE, encoded by the coding sequence ATGGGAGTAGGGGACCTGACCCCCGCCATGCGCCAGTATGTGGCGCTCAAGGAGAAGTATCCCGACTGCATTCTCTTCTTCCGGATGGGCGACTTCTACGAGATGTTCTTTGACGACGCCGTCACGGTGGCGCCCGTCCTGGATATCGCGCTGACGTCTCGGAACAAGGGGAAGGAGGATGCCGTCCCCCTCTGTGGCGTTCCCTGGCACTCCGCTTCGGGCTACATCGCCCGTCTCATCGAGAACGGCTTCAAGGTCGCCGTCTGCGAGCAGATGGAAGACCCCAGGCAGGCGAAGGGCGTCGTGAAGCGCGACGTGGTCCGCGTCGTGACGCCGGGGCTGGTCCTGGAACCGGACAACCTCCGGGCCAAGGAGAACAACTTCCTCGCCTCCGTCTGTGTTCGGGAGGGAACGTACGGGATGGCCTTCCTGGACATCTCGACGGGCGATTTCCGGATCACCCGGTTCGTGGATCGGGAGTTCTTCCTTGCCGAAGCGGCGGGCCTTGGTTTCCGGGAGATGATCGCCGAAGAAGAGGCCCGGTCGGAGCCCTGGCTGAAGAGTCTCCGGCAGCGCTCCAATGCCCTCCTGGTGAATTTCCTGCCGCCGGACTATTTTGACGCCGACGCAGCCCGGGATCGTCTAGGCGCCTATTTCCCCCCGGAATCCATCGACCGGCAGGGCATCTCCGGAACGCCTGCCCTCGCAGGTGCGGCGGGAGCGCTGCTCCGCTACGTGGAGGAAACCCAGAAGGAGCGCCTGGGGCACCTTCGGGAGATCCAGTTCCAGGAAGCCGGCGAGTACCTCGTCCTGGACGAGACGGCCCGGGAGAACCTGGAACTCTTCACGACCATCCGGGAGCAGAAGAAGGCGGGCTCGCTCTTCCACGCCCTCGACGAGACGGTCACTCCCATGGGGGGGAGGAGGCTCCGCTGGTGGCTCTCGTACCCCCTGGTGAATCCCGCGCGGATAGGCGAGCGCCTGGACGCAGTCGGTGCGATCCGGGAGCGGAATCTGATGCGGGAGCGGCTCCGGAAGGCCCTGTCCTGCGTGCAGGACCTGGAGCGCCTGGCGGCCCGTGTATCCATGGGCGTGGCCAATGCCCGGGACCTGGCGGCCCTCCGTTCCTCCCTGGATCAGGTGCCGGCGGTCCTGGCCGCCGCGGAGGAATGGACGGCGCCGCTGGCCGTTTCCCGGAAGGCGGACGTCGACGAAATGGCGGACCTGCGGGAGCTGATCGGGATGGCCATCGTGGATGACCCGCCCTTCAGCGTCCGCGAGGGGGGGATCATCCGGGAGGGGTACGACGCCGACCTGGACGGGCTCATCGTCCTGAGCCGTGACGGCAAGCGGGGCATCGCCTCCCTGGAGGAGACGGAGCGGCGAAAGACGGGCATCTCCACGCTGAAGGTGGGCTACAACAGCGTCTTTGGCTACTACATCGAGGTGACGAAGGCCAACGCCGACCGGGTGCCGCCGGAGTACGTCCGCAAACAGACCCTGGTGAACGCGGAGCGCTACATCAACCAGGAGTTGAAGGAGTTCGAGCACGCTGTCCTCCATGCGGAGGAGCGGCGGCGGGAGAGGGAATACGAGCTCTTCACGGCGGTGCGCGACGAGGCGGCCCGGCAGGTGCGGCGGATCCAGGCCACCGCCTCGGCCCTGGCCGACCTGGATGCCCTGGCGTCCCTGGCGGAGGTGGCCCAGCGAGACAATTTCTGCCGCCCCGACGTGGACGACGGCGACGCCATCGACATCCGCGACGGCCGGCACCCCGTCGTCGAAAAAGCGGTCTTCCCCGAGGCGTTCGTTCCCAACGACACCCTCCTGGACGGGAGGGAGAACCGCTTCCTCATCATCACGGGCCCCAACATGGCCGGCAAGTCCACCTACATCCGGCAGGTGGCGCTGATCGTGATCCTGGCCCAGATGGGGGGATTCGTCCCCGCCGCCTCCGCCCGGATCGGGGTGGCCGACCGGATCTTCACGCGCATCGGCGCCGCCGACAACCTGGCCCGCGGGCAGAGCACCTTCATGGTGGAGATGAATGAGGTCGCCGGCATCCTCCGCCACGGCACGCCCCGGAGCCTCGTCATCCTCGACGAGGTGGGGCGAGGGACCAGCACCTTCGACGGCCTGTCCATCGCCTGGGCCGTGGCGGAGCATCTCCACGACGCGCCGAGCCTCCGGTGCCGGACCCTCTTCGCCACGCACTACCATCAGCTCACGGAGATGGCCGCCGCGAAGGAGGGCGTAAAGAACTACAACATCGCCGTCCGGGAATGGGGAGACCGGATCATCTTCCTCCGGAAGATCATGGAGGGCGGGACGAACCGGAGCTACGGCATCCAGGTGGCCCGCATCGCCGGCGTCCCCGAGGACGTGATCCAGCGGGCCCGGGAGATCCTGCACAACATCGAGAACGGCGAGTTCGACGAAGGCGGGATGCCCCGCCTCGCCAGGGGAAAGCGGGCGTCCCGGAAGGAGTCAAGCCAGCTCAGCCTTTTCGCGGGCGTCCGGGACGATCTCCTGGAGGAGATCCGGGTGGCGGATCCCATGAACATGACCCCCCTGGAGGCCCTGCAGCGCATCCAGGAATGGAAGGAGCGCCTGGAAAAGGAGTAG
- a CDS encoding AAA family ATPase, with product MTHPKLVESMLRPDFYPHRPETVELVQTHISFVFIAGDEVYKIKKPVNFGFLDFTTPEKRKFYCGEEVRLNRRLAGDTYLGVAEIREEKAGGLSLSGDGPVVEYAVRMRRLPQERMLKGLLLEGAVDISVMDNVARKIAAFHAGAETGGRIDEVGGIETIRRNHDENFEQTAKYRGITIPAHQWTFIRDYIAFFMDRNGELLHRRVAEHRIRDCHGDLHLEHICLAGEIVIFDCIEFNERFRFEDTAAEAAFLAMDLDYNGYPEWAEAFVTAYIRHSGDEAVRMLLNFYKCYYAFVRGKVVSFRLDDPAIGEEGRREAREMAEKYFDWAYTYAARPERPALILTAGLMGTGKSVVARQIAPRLGARIIQMDALRKELAGLAPGEKRSEDFGEGLYSEEVSRKTYAAALDRAATAIRSGRSAVIDGSYKRREERLRALEAARSLDADFIVLECRCDEGKVRRRLESRQSEAGEPSDGRWEIFRQQQADYDAVHELPKECHGVVETDVLPEEAADRALRRLRFPA from the coding sequence ATGACCCATCCGAAGCTCGTCGAGTCCATGCTGCGCCCCGACTTTTATCCCCACCGGCCGGAGACGGTCGAACTGGTCCAGACCCACATCTCCTTTGTTTTCATCGCTGGGGACGAAGTCTACAAGATAAAGAAGCCCGTGAATTTCGGATTTCTCGATTTCACCACGCCGGAGAAGAGAAAATTCTACTGCGGCGAGGAGGTCCGGCTGAACCGGCGGCTGGCGGGCGACACCTACTTGGGCGTGGCGGAGATTCGCGAGGAGAAGGCCGGCGGCCTGTCTCTTTCCGGAGACGGGCCCGTGGTCGAATACGCCGTCCGGATGCGGCGGCTGCCCCAGGAGCGGATGCTCAAGGGGCTCCTTCTGGAAGGCGCCGTGGACATCTCCGTCATGGACAACGTGGCGCGGAAGATCGCGGCGTTTCACGCCGGAGCCGAGACGGGCGGCCGCATCGACGAAGTGGGGGGGATCGAGACGATCCGCCGCAATCATGACGAGAATTTCGAGCAGACGGCCAAGTACCGCGGGATCACCATCCCGGCCCACCAGTGGACCTTCATCCGGGATTACATCGCCTTTTTCATGGATCGGAACGGAGAGCTCCTGCACCGCCGGGTGGCGGAGCACCGGATCCGGGACTGCCACGGGGATCTGCACCTGGAACACATCTGCCTGGCCGGCGAAATCGTTATCTTCGACTGCATCGAGTTCAACGAGCGGTTTCGCTTCGAGGACACGGCGGCGGAGGCGGCCTTCCTCGCCATGGACCTGGATTACAACGGCTATCCGGAGTGGGCGGAGGCCTTCGTGACGGCCTATATCCGCCACTCGGGGGATGAGGCGGTCAGGATGCTTCTGAATTTCTACAAATGCTATTATGCCTTTGTCCGGGGGAAGGTGGTCAGCTTCCGCCTCGACGACCCGGCCATCGGCGAGGAGGGGCGCCGGGAGGCCCGGGAGATGGCGGAGAAATACTTCGACTGGGCCTACACGTATGCCGCCCGCCCGGAGCGGCCCGCGCTGATCCTGACGGCAGGGCTCATGGGGACCGGCAAGAGCGTCGTGGCCCGGCAGATCGCCCCCCGCCTGGGCGCCCGCATCATCCAGATGGACGCCCTGAGGAAGGAACTGGCGGGCCTGGCGCCGGGGGAAAAGCGCTCAGAGGACTTCGGCGAGGGCCTCTATTCGGAAGAGGTCTCGCGCAAGACCTACGCCGCGGCCCTGGACCGGGCTGCGACGGCGATCCGGTCGGGCCGGTCGGCCGTCATCGACGGCTCCTACAAGCGGCGCGAGGAGCGCCTGCGGGCGCTGGAAGCGGCCCGGAGCCTGGACGCGGATTTCATCGTTCTTGAATGCCGGTGTGATGAAGGGAAGGTGCGGCGAAGGCTTGAATCCCGGCAGTCGGAGGCGGGCGAGCCCTCCGACGGCCGCTGGGAGATCTTCCGGCAGCAGCAGGCGGACTATGACGCCGTCCATGAATTGCCGAAGGAGTGCCACGGCGTCGTGGAAACGGACGTTTTGCCGGAGGAGGCAGCCGACCGTGCACTGCGCCGCCTTCGTTTCCCGGCGTGA
- a CDS encoding outer membrane protein assembly factor BamD → MRDARKRRALLLILIALIFMTTGCGWVKNLFTKKDMSRSTPDAVYARGYEDYQEGRYEKAVESFQRLKEVYPLSPLAILAEMGIADAHFSNKSYGEAEVAYTDFYNLHPTNENIPYVLYQIGMCHYNQMPTIDRDQSEAVRARKDFERLIARFPNSKFAFQAEKRLRETRQQLAENEFYIGEFYFRTKKYKAALKRFEGVAKDYSGLGLDYKLNWYLAETKKLAAAQEIEEQKEKEKKRLQEAKEKEKEEKKKAKDKDKDKEKVEKNDKNNG, encoded by the coding sequence ATGAGGGACGCCAGAAAACGCCGGGCCCTCCTGCTGATCCTGATCGCCCTGATCTTCATGACGACCGGCTGCGGCTGGGTGAAAAATCTCTTCACCAAGAAGGACATGAGCCGGTCAACCCCGGACGCCGTTTATGCCCGCGGCTACGAAGACTATCAGGAAGGGCGCTACGAGAAGGCCGTCGAATCGTTCCAGCGGCTCAAGGAAGTCTATCCACTGAGTCCCTTGGCGATTCTCGCGGAGATGGGCATCGCCGACGCCCACTTCAGCAACAAGTCCTATGGTGAGGCCGAAGTGGCCTACACGGATTTCTACAACCTGCACCCCACCAACGAGAACATTCCCTATGTTCTTTATCAGATCGGCATGTGCCACTACAACCAGATGCCGACGATCGACCGGGACCAGTCGGAGGCCGTGAGAGCCCGGAAGGATTTCGAGCGGCTCATCGCCCGGTTTCCCAACAGCAAGTTCGCCTTCCAGGCGGAAAAGCGACTCCGGGAAACCCGGCAGCAGCTGGCGGAAAACGAGTTTTACATCGGCGAGTTCTACTTCCGGACGAAGAAATACAAGGCCGCCCTGAAGCGGTTCGAGGGCGTCGCAAAAGACTACTCGGGCCTCGGGCTGGACTACAAGCTCAACTGGTACCTTGCCGAAACGAAAAAGCTTGCCGCGGCGCAGGAAATCGAAGAGCAGAAGGAAAAGGAGAAAAAGCGGCTCCAGGAAGCAAAAGAGAAAGAAAAGGAAGAAAAGAAAAAGGCAAAAGACAAGGATAAGGACAAGGAAAAAGTCGAGAAAAACGATAAAAACAATGGTTGA
- the trxA gene encoding thioredoxin — MAEGKLFEAGDGNFDQEILKADKPVLVDFWAPWCGPCKALGPIVEEIAAAYGDRVKFAKVNVDDNPRTSATYGIRSIPTLLLFKDGKVLDTLIGLAPKDKLETFVKKGL, encoded by the coding sequence ATGGCGGAAGGCAAGCTTTTTGAAGCCGGCGACGGTAACTTCGACCAGGAAATCCTGAAGGCCGACAAGCCGGTCCTTGTTGATTTCTGGGCACCCTGGTGCGGCCCCTGCAAGGCCCTCGGACCGATCGTGGAAGAAATAGCAGCGGCTTACGGAGACCGGGTCAAGTTCGCCAAGGTCAACGTAGATGACAATCCAAGAACATCGGCCACGTACGGGATACGCAGCATCCCCACGCTGCTCCTTTTCAAGGATGGGAAGGTCCTGGACACCCTGATCGGATTGGCGCCGAAGGACAAGCTGGAAACGTTCGTAAAAAAGGGGCTGTGA
- a CDS encoding MTAP family purine nucleoside phosphorylase, with amino-acid sequence MPPLGIISGPMLLKSHVLGKLKPRMVETPFGPAMILLSDEVAFIPRHGLEGEPYILPHRINHAANMAALRNLGVRCVVSANSTGSLKPDLPPGTLVVPDDYIMTTAYPTVFHDRPVHVTPGLSGKLRREWLSAAEDCGRPAVDGGVYWHTVGPRFETKAEVRMAAAFADIVGMTLGGEASVAKELDLEYASLCSVDNFAHGIGGEPLTMNEIVRCARENAEAVVRIVKRLLEKRRDNG; translated from the coding sequence ATGCCGCCCCTGGGAATCATCTCCGGCCCCATGCTCCTGAAAAGCCACGTCCTGGGCAAATTGAAACCGCGCATGGTGGAAACGCCCTTCGGTCCCGCCATGATCCTTTTGTCTGACGAGGTCGCATTCATCCCCCGCCATGGCCTGGAAGGGGAGCCTTATATCCTCCCCCATCGGATCAACCATGCGGCCAACATGGCCGCCCTCAGGAATCTGGGCGTCCGCTGCGTCGTCTCGGCCAATTCAACGGGATCTCTGAAGCCGGACCTGCCCCCGGGAACCCTCGTCGTGCCGGACGATTACATCATGACTACCGCCTATCCGACGGTCTTTCACGACCGGCCCGTTCACGTCACCCCCGGTCTCTCCGGGAAACTCAGACGGGAATGGCTGTCCGCGGCGGAGGACTGCGGCCGGCCCGCCGTGGACGGCGGCGTGTACTGGCATACGGTGGGGCCCCGGTTTGAAACGAAGGCGGAGGTTCGCATGGCCGCTGCGTTTGCCGACATCGTCGGGATGACCCTGGGCGGGGAGGCCTCTGTGGCGAAGGAGCTGGACCTCGAATATGCATCTCTTTGTTCCGTCGATAATTTCGCCCACGGCATCGGCGGGGAACCTCTGACCATGAATGAAATCGTCCGGTGTGCCCGGGAGAACGCCGAGGCCGTCGTACGAATCGTCAAACGGCTGCTGGAAAAAAGGAGGGATAACGGATGA
- a CDS encoding cob(I)yrinic acid a,c-diamide adenosyltransferase has product MKFSKKGDGGETSLLGGQRVPKYDPRPETYGVLDEASSVMGVARAMTGNAKIGDILLDVQKDLLVLGAELSALPEDLPKLARRIGHEDAKRLENLIDDLQKDVTLGREFIYPGKTVVSAQIDVARTVIRRAERKAALLKTEGLVKNDAVHEYMNRLADMLFTLARYEEQNG; this is encoded by the coding sequence ATGAAGTTTTCGAAAAAGGGAGACGGGGGCGAGACGAGTCTTCTGGGGGGACAGCGCGTGCCGAAATATGATCCCCGCCCGGAGACGTACGGTGTTCTCGACGAGGCCAGTTCCGTCATGGGGGTCGCCCGGGCAATGACCGGGAACGCGAAGATAGGGGACATCCTGCTGGACGTGCAGAAGGATCTCCTCGTTCTGGGGGCGGAGCTGTCGGCCCTTCCGGAAGACCTGCCGAAACTGGCCCGCCGTATTGGCCATGAGGACGCGAAGCGCCTGGAGAACCTCATTGACGATCTGCAGAAGGATGTTACGCTGGGAAGGGAATTCATCTACCCGGGGAAAACGGTTGTTTCCGCCCAGATCGATGTGGCCCGCACGGTTATCCGGCGGGCCGAACGGAAGGCCGCCCTGCTCAAGACGGAAGGCCTTGTGAAAAACGACGCCGTCCATGAATACATGAACCGGTTGGCGGACATGCTCTTCACGCTGGCCCGTTACGAGGAACAGAACGGGTAA